The Paraburkholderia sp. PREW-6R genomic interval TACATGTATCTGTATCCGGGGCTTCAGAAAGTCGTGCAGGCCGCGGGTCGTGTGATTCGCACCGAGCACGATCAGGGTGTCGTGCATCTGATCGACGACCGCTACCGTCGTCCCGAAGTGCGCCGTCTGTTGCCGCGCTGGTGGGAAGTGCGATAGCGGCCGTGCGGACCGCGTGGCCTGCGATTCCGTTACTCGTGTGGCGAGGTCTGGCCCGGATTGGCGGGCGTGCCCGGACCGCCCGCAGGGGTTGGATCCACCGGCAACTGATCGTCCACTGGCGCGTCACCGGCCTCCTTGGCCGATGCTGACAATGCGTCCGCTGCCGCGTCGGGCTTCGATACCTGTTCCGCCGCCGGGTTCACCGACCCCGCGCGTTGGCTTGCTTCGACACGAGCCGCCACGCTTGCCGGGTCCCACGTGAGCAGATTGCGCTGCGGGTTCGCGATCGCGATGCCGCGCTCGGTAAAGCGGTCGAGAATGCGCCGGTTGAATTCACGCTGCACGCCCCAGCGTGCGCTGTCGCGGCACTGGATCTGGCCGGCCAGCGTGATCGCCGAACCGTCCACCGCGTCCACGCCCCAGAAACTGAAGTCCGACAGAATGCCGTCCTTGAACGCGTCGTCCTGGCGCAGGCCGGCGCCGATTTCCTTGAGCGTGTCGATCGCGCGGTCCACGTCCTGACCGAACACGATGCTGACCTTCACCGCCGCATTGCCCAGGCCGCGATTGGTGTTGTTGACCGTCGACACCGAACTGAATGGCACGGTGTACAGCGAGCCATCGCCGCCACGCAGCCGAACCGTGCGGATCGACAGGTATTCGACCGTGCCGGACACGCCCGCGAGCGTGACCCAGTCGCCGACCTGCATCGCATTTTCCATCAGCAGGAAAATCCCCGTGATGAAGTCCTGCACGAGCTTTTGCGAGCCGAAACCGAGCGCGACGCCGAAAATGCTCGCGCCCGCGAGCAGCGGCCCAATGTTGACACCGATCTCGCTCAGGCCAGTCAGCACGACCACGAGCGCGATTGCGCAGAAGAGGCCGGTGCGCAGCATCGGCAGCAGGGTGCGCAAACGGGCGGCGCGCACGAGGTCGCCGCTCGTGGTCCAGCGGTCGAGGCGCTGTTCCACCGACACGTTCACGCCTTCCCACACCAGCAGTGCAAGCACCGCCGCGACGCCGATCGTCACGATAGCCGACGCGAGGCGATGGCCGACCGTCCCGCTGCGGAACAGATCGACGACGTCCACGCCCCACACCTGCAGCAGTCCGAGTGCGGTAATGACGCCGATCAGCGTCGAGATCACGCGGCGCACCATCGGGTAGTAGCGAAACGCGTGCTGATGCACGAGCGACTTCGGCGTGTCGCCCTGTTCGTCCTCTACGTGGAAAAGGCGCGCAAGCGCGCCGAAGAGCACGATCGCCACCACCCGCGCGCCGACCAGCACGGCGAGCGAAATGCCACCCAGATGCAGCAGCGTCGAATAGCCGTTCTGCACGTCGAGCGCCCAGACGAACCATAGCGCCATCACCACGAACACCGCGAAATAGGCCCACGCGTCCGCAAACGCGCCGCCTACCATTTCGAGCGAGCGCGTCGCCGCGGCGCGCTTGCGGATCAGTTGGGCGACCGGTTTCGCGCACTGCAGGATCAGGATCGAGATCATGACGTGGCCGACCAGCGCCACGACCTTGAGCAGCGCGAGGTGCGCGGCGTCGTTCAGTCCGAGCGATTGCGCGATTTCCGCGATCGCCGAGCCCGCACCCACCACGCTGACGATGCGCACGACCCAGTGCTGGACGAAAACGGCCCACGCGTCGCTCATGCGCAGCAGACGCAGGCGGGGCGCGCCCGGCTGCAGGAAAAAGCCGCTGACGATCACGATCACACGGCACAACTCATAGATGTCGATCAGCGAATCGAGCGCGCGGTCTTGCGGCGTGCCGTCGTCGGTGAAAATCGACATCAGGCCGCTGGCCGCGCCGACGAGCACCGCGAGCGGCAGCAGGCGCAGCACCAGCGTGAGCAGTGCGCGTGGCAGGCGTTGCAGCAGCGTCCAGTGATGCGCGGCGCTCTGCTTGCCCTTCGCTTCGGTGACCTTGCCCTTGGCGGCCACGGCTGCGGATGTGCCTGCGGGCGCGGCTTGCGCCGTGGCCTTGACTTCGGCGGCGGTGACGGGCTCGACTGGCAGCGGCGGCGCGGCATTCGGTGCGTCGGCCGAGGGCGGCACGACATCGACGGGCAAATCGGTGCGCGGCGCGTCGGCCCCGTCGCCCAGTTCGCGGCGCGCAGCCAGCGCTCGATAGGCGCGCCGCAGCAGACGGCGCGCGAGCCATTCGAGCGCCAGTGCGGGCAATAGCGCCGCGAGCAGCGACCACGCGACATGCGCGAGAACGCTGCGCGCTTGCGGATTGGTGAACTGCCAGTGCCACCACGCGCGTACCGACGCGGTATCGAAAAGCGCGGCAACCGAACTGCGCAGTGACTTGCCGAGGTGGGCCGCCCAATGCGCGCCTTGACGCGCCAGTTGTGACGCCAGTCCGTTGGACTGGAATGCGGCGGGCACGAGCGCCGCTGCGCCGCTCGCCGCCGACGCGCCCGAGGCGGCGGAGGCCGCGGATGCGCCGGAAGCCGGCTGCGGCGCGCTCAGCGCGCCGGCTGCGGCGATGGCCTGAAGCGTATCGGAGACCTGCGCACGGCGTTTCGGATCATTCAGT includes:
- a CDS encoding mechanosensitive ion channel domain-containing protein, whose amino-acid sequence is MRKLLHVYCLALLLLGAAPAFAATATHTAPATAASSGAVSLTPDQARQALAVLNDPKRRAQVSDTLQAIAAAGALSAPQPASGASAASAASGASAASGAAALVPAAFQSNGLASQLARQGAHWAAHLGKSLRSSVAALFDTASVRAWWHWQFTNPQARSVLAHVAWSLLAALLPALALEWLARRLLRRAYRALAARRELGDGADAPRTDLPVDVVPPSADAPNAAPPLPVEPVTAAEVKATAQAAPAGTSAAVAAKGKVTEAKGKQSAAHHWTLLQRLPRALLTLVLRLLPLAVLVGAASGLMSIFTDDGTPQDRALDSLIDIYELCRVIVIVSGFFLQPGAPRLRLLRMSDAWAVFVQHWVVRIVSVVGAGSAIAEIAQSLGLNDAAHLALLKVVALVGHVMISILILQCAKPVAQLIRKRAAATRSLEMVGGAFADAWAYFAVFVVMALWFVWALDVQNGYSTLLHLGGISLAVLVGARVVAIVLFGALARLFHVEDEQGDTPKSLVHQHAFRYYPMVRRVISTLIGVITALGLLQVWGVDVVDLFRSGTVGHRLASAIVTIGVAAVLALLVWEGVNVSVEQRLDRWTTSGDLVRAARLRTLLPMLRTGLFCAIALVVVLTGLSEIGVNIGPLLAGASIFGVALGFGSQKLVQDFITGIFLLMENAMQVGDWVTLAGVSGTVEYLSIRTVRLRGGDGSLYTVPFSSVSTVNNTNRGLGNAAVKVSIVFGQDVDRAIDTLKEIGAGLRQDDAFKDGILSDFSFWGVDAVDGSAITLAGQIQCRDSARWGVQREFNRRILDRFTERGIAIANPQRNLLTWDPASVAARVEASQRAGSVNPAAEQVSKPDAAADALSASAKEAGDAPVDDQLPVDPTPAGGPGTPANPGQTSPHE